From a region of the Candidatus Methylomirabilota bacterium genome:
- a CDS encoding tyrosine-type recombinase/integrase → STRRRDSGRLFVNPRGGPLSRQSLWAIVRHAAARAGVRGRVSPHMLRHSFASHLLEGGADLRSVQAMLGHADIATTQIYTHLPSSALVRMYRRFHPRA, encoded by the coding sequence CTCGACGCGCCGGCGCGACTCGGGCCGCCTCTTCGTCAACCCGCGCGGCGGGCCGCTCTCGCGCCAGTCCCTCTGGGCGATCGTGCGCCACGCCGCGGCCCGCGCCGGCGTCCGGGGCCGCGTCTCGCCGCACATGCTGCGCCACTCGTTCGCGAGCCACCTGCTCGAAGGCGGCGCCGACCTCCGCTCCGTCCAGGCGATGCTCGGCCACGCCGACATCGCCACCACGCAGATCTACACCCACCTGCCGTCCTCCGCGCTCGTGCGGATGTACCGGCGGTTCCACCCGAGGGCCTGA